A window of Staphylococcus sp. 17KM0847 contains these coding sequences:
- a CDS encoding accessory Sec system protein Asp2, translating into MTIKVATIGSCITRDNFNSKINPYYKLFFDVIAHQNQTAIPSLMSDKLELQVTESFINKTNYVQNLLLREFDKSFLETLKKEKPQYLLMDLDPDVKFGLLKIEDNSYITNNSNFKGINQLDTSGTLNINDDFGQYFEIWSRAIHKFFEFINNEVTGCKVILVKGRFTDTFTDGTTLTELRTQQNIPLQDFESMNKVWDKLDDYIVKNFDVEVLDMTNTHFKLDKNHIWGPYYLHYEKKFYNKFLNELVNITYKNCNSLADDLARSVQRIFIDDELELLHTKTVEVILNSEKNIIQMSRRNEKIYSLYKELLKNDYILYFHKDGVSKLYKRKYIKELWKRNDLYQEGDVFYTLDKPVERKENKSSIDKKLIVIFPCMPNVEVYDSYLMTNRMFTKFFNGIERSLVKNVYTMRIMDLNLSHGSHYINSVNNETFENDITNAIMRVKEELNIDKEDIVLYGASKGGTGSLYYGSKLDLKCLAVDPIISLGEYNVRDEHFLKGLRKEDISDNINEYLKTGSESEKYIIGSENVPFNFSHISKIEGDNIVKLNKVDEHIKAHPDVSRNTIPEQLMILNKMLLNIKF; encoded by the coding sequence ATGACTATCAAAGTTGCTACAATTGGATCTTGCATTACAAGAGATAATTTTAACTCTAAAATTAACCCATATTATAAGTTGTTTTTTGATGTTATTGCTCATCAAAATCAAACAGCCATTCCGAGTTTGATGTCAGATAAACTCGAATTACAAGTTACAGAATCATTTATAAATAAGACTAATTATGTTCAAAACTTATTATTAAGAGAATTTGACAAAAGTTTTTTGGAAACTTTAAAAAAAGAAAAACCACAATATTTATTAATGGATCTCGATCCAGATGTGAAATTTGGATTGTTGAAAATTGAAGATAATAGCTATATAACAAACAACTCCAACTTTAAAGGTATTAACCAATTAGACACATCTGGAACATTAAATATAAATGATGATTTTGGTCAGTATTTTGAAATTTGGAGTCGAGCTATACATAAATTTTTTGAATTTATAAATAATGAAGTAACAGGCTGTAAAGTTATTTTAGTTAAAGGAAGATTTACAGATACTTTCACAGATGGAACTACTTTAACTGAATTAAGAACTCAACAGAACATTCCTTTACAAGATTTCGAATCTATGAATAAGGTATGGGATAAATTAGACGATTATATAGTTAAAAATTTCGATGTTGAAGTACTAGATATGACCAATACTCACTTTAAGTTAGATAAAAACCATATATGGGGACCATATTATTTACATTATGAGAAAAAGTTTTATAATAAATTTTTAAATGAATTGGTTAATATTACATATAAAAATTGCAACAGTTTGGCAGATGATTTGGCAAGAAGTGTCCAACGAATTTTTATTGATGACGAATTAGAACTCTTACACACTAAAACAGTTGAAGTTATTTTAAACTCAGAAAAAAACATCATTCAAATGTCTAGAAGAAATGAAAAAATTTACAGTTTATATAAAGAATTGCTTAAAAATGACTATATTTTATATTTTCATAAAGATGGTGTATCCAAACTTTATAAACGTAAATATATTAAAGAATTGTGGAAAAGGAATGATTTGTATCAAGAAGGAGATGTTTTTTATACTTTAGATAAACCTGTAGAACGTAAAGAAAATAAAAGTTCTATTGATAAAAAATTGATTGTTATATTTCCATGTATGCCAAACGTTGAAGTATATGATAGTTATTTAATGACTAACAGAATGTTCACTAAATTCTTTAACGGAATTGAAAGAAGTCTAGTCAAAAATGTATATACTATGAGAATTATGGATTTAAACCTTTCTCACGGTTCACATTATATTAACTCTGTGAATAATGAAACTTTTGAAAATGATATTACGAATGCCATTATGAGAGTTAAAGAAGAACTCAATATTGATAAAGAAGATATTGTATTATACGGTGCTTCTAAAGGTGGTACGGGTTCATTGTACTATGGTTCAAAATTAGATTTAAAATGTTTAGCTGTTGATCCAATTATCAGTTTGGGTGAATATAATGTGAGAGATGAACATTTTCTTAAAGGTTTAAGAAAAGAAGATATAAGCGATAATATTAATGAATATCTAAAGACTGGTTCAGAAAGCGAAAAATATATAATAGGTTCTGAGAATGTTCCTTTTAATTTTTCACATATCTCAAAAATTGAAGGGGATAACATTGTAAAATTAAATAAAGTTGATGAACATATAAAGGCACATCCTGATGTTTCGAGAAATACAATACCAGAACAATTAATGATATTAAATAAAATGTTGTTGAATATAAAGTTTTAG
- a CDS encoding alpha-1/alpha-2 family phenol-soluble modulin, which yields MTWASIILGIVRLIKGLVDTFKK from the coding sequence ATGACTTGGGCAAGTATTATTCTCGGTATCGTTAGATTAATTAAAGGCTTAGTAGACACATTTAAAAAATAA
- a CDS encoding beta-class phenol-soluble modulin, with the protein MSEIINAIKDTVQAGLDQDWVTMGTGIADVVAKGIDFVIGFFG; encoded by the coding sequence ATGTCAGAAATTATCAACGCAATTAAGGATACAGTACAAGCAGGATTAGATCAAGACTGGGTAACAATGGGGACAGGTATTGCTGACGTTGTTGCTAAAGGTATCGACTTTGTTATTGGTTTCTTCGGTTAA
- a CDS encoding N-acetyltransferase, whose translation MAKVTHLDINYKTEELFEAFRKDFGNKDLYMVDELHGEMIDASSESPFYGIYVGEKIAARMALYRKGDVEETYFPDYEDYLVVWKLEVLEKYWGKGYGSDLLAFAKSFGHPIKAIARFESKNFFIKNGFTDLEAKNDDGHDILIWTP comes from the coding sequence ATGGCTAAAGTGACACATCTTGATATTAATTATAAGACTGAAGAACTATTTGAGGCATTCCGTAAAGATTTTGGCAACAAAGATCTTTATATGGTTGATGAATTACACGGTGAAATGATAGATGCAAGTTCTGAGTCACCATTTTATGGCATCTACGTTGGCGAAAAAATCGCAGCACGTATGGCACTCTATCGTAAAGGAGATGTAGAAGAGACGTATTTCCCAGACTATGAAGATTATTTAGTAGTTTGGAAATTAGAAGTGCTCGAAAAATATTGGGGCAAAGGGTATGGTTCTGACTTACTGGCATTCGCCAAATCGTTTGGACATCCTATTAAAGCAATTGCACGATTCGAATCTAAAAACTTCTTCATAAAAAATGGGTTTACAGATTTAGAAGCTAAAAATGATGATGGACACGATATTTTAATTTGGACACCTTAA